Proteins encoded in a region of the Paenibacillus pedocola genome:
- the gnd gene encoding phosphogluconate dehydrogenase (NAD(+)-dependent, decarboxylating) gives MKLGMIGLGKMGFNLALNLLGHGHEVVVSDINPQRGEQLAGLGAQPASSIEELVLNLEHPRVIWIMVPAGAVVESVIDKLSGLLAAGDIIIEGGNSHYKDSAERAEKLKERGIHFFDAGTSGGTSGAEHGACFMIGGNQEVFATIEPLFRDLAVDQGYLYAGQSGSGHFLKMIHNGIEYGMMQSIAEGFELLEKSSFDFNYEDVARLWSNGSVIRGWLMELAQNAFAKDPQLAGIRGVMQSSGEGKWTVQTALDLQASTPVIALSLLMRYRSLEEDTFHGKVVAALRSEFGGHAVVQEG, from the coding sequence ATGAAATTAGGAATGATCGGACTTGGCAAGATGGGTTTCAACCTTGCTTTGAACCTGCTGGGCCATGGACATGAGGTAGTTGTAAGCGATATCAATCCGCAGAGGGGCGAACAATTAGCCGGGCTGGGTGCACAGCCTGCGTCTTCCATTGAAGAACTGGTCCTTAATCTGGAGCACCCCCGGGTCATCTGGATTATGGTTCCCGCGGGCGCTGTTGTTGAAAGCGTAATCGATAAGCTTTCCGGTCTGCTGGCGGCGGGGGATATTATCATAGAAGGCGGAAACTCCCATTATAAGGACTCTGCGGAGCGTGCAGAGAAGCTGAAGGAACGCGGTATTCACTTTTTCGATGCCGGCACCTCCGGCGGAACCAGCGGGGCTGAGCACGGAGCCTGCTTTATGATTGGCGGTAATCAGGAGGTCTTTGCGACAATTGAGCCTTTATTCCGCGATCTAGCTGTGGATCAGGGCTATCTGTATGCCGGGCAATCCGGGAGCGGACATTTCCTCAAGATGATTCATAACGGCATCGAATACGGCATGATGCAGTCCATTGCCGAAGGTTTCGAGCTGCTTGAGAAAAGCAGCTTTGACTTCAACTATGAGGACGTTGCCCGCCTGTGGTCTAACGGCTCTGTTATCCGCGGCTGGCTCATGGAGCTTGCACAAAATGCTTTTGCCAAAGATCCGCAACTGGCTGGAATCCGCGGGGTGATGCAGAGCTCAGGGGAAGGTAAATGGACCGTTCAGACCGCGCTTGACCTGCAGGCCAGTACCCCGGTTATCGCCCTGTCTCTTCTGATGCGTTACCGGTCGCTTGAGGAGGATACTTTTCACGGCAAGGTTGTTGCCGCACTCCGCAGTGAGTTTGGCGGACATGCCGTTGTGCAGGAAGGCTGA
- a CDS encoding GntR family transcriptional regulator, translating into MQYPSAWLQGASLGEAIACELRLQIIDEKIKPGEVLSENRIAADFGTSRSPVREALKSLSSEGLIRLERMGAVVVGLNLKDVEELYDVRYLIESFAQQRLAEGNHEALIQQLEQIIDKMKLAVKHNDFVEFAYQDFSFHEAIVTEAKHTRILHLWKSIRHIVMTVILITTEKGFDNGEERMNWVADKHRTVVEALRSGNAETIRKVVQAYFADSGETLIRSLP; encoded by the coding sequence ATGCAATACCCTTCCGCCTGGCTGCAAGGAGCTTCTCTCGGAGAAGCCATTGCCTGTGAACTTCGGCTGCAAATTATAGATGAGAAAATCAAGCCTGGTGAGGTGCTCTCCGAGAACCGGATCGCCGCGGACTTTGGTACCAGCCGCTCCCCCGTCCGGGAAGCGCTTAAATCGTTATCCAGTGAAGGGTTAATCCGTCTTGAACGGATGGGTGCCGTTGTTGTCGGCCTGAATCTGAAGGATGTTGAGGAACTGTATGATGTACGGTATCTTATCGAGAGCTTTGCCCAGCAGAGACTGGCCGAGGGGAATCACGAAGCGCTGATCCAACAGCTGGAACAAATCATCGATAAGATGAAGCTGGCTGTCAAACACAATGATTTTGTCGAGTTTGCGTACCAGGATTTTTCTTTCCACGAAGCTATTGTCACTGAAGCCAAACACACCCGGATACTGCATTTGTGGAAGAGTATTCGTCATATCGTCATGACCGTCATCCTAATTACCACCGAAAAAGGCTTCGACAACGGGGAAGAACGGATGAATTGGGTAGCTGATAAACACCGGACGGTAGTGGAAGCCCTGCGTTCCGGAAATGCGGAGACCATCCGCAAGGTCGTTCAGGCCTATTTTGCCGACTCTGGAGAAACGCTGATCCGCAGCCTGCCCTAA
- a CDS encoding GntT/GntP/DsdX family permease: MQNLLGLSHNATLLFWTLLVIVFLVMLIARYKWNPFVTLLLSALVLGLLAGMEYQTLIKSVTGGLGGTLGTIAIVIGLGTMLGKMMAESGGAERIANTLVDRFGEKNVHWAMMLVGFVVGIPVFFEVGVILLIPVVFMVARKTKMPLLQIGIPILAGLSTVHGLVPPHPAPMIAIGAYNANLGKTILYSILVGLPTAIIAGPLFGKFIGKRIQVTPPAELAEQFAAKSVRELPGFAITLLTILLPVILMLMGSVADILDPSGVNAFTPFAKFIGHEVIALLIAAVFSFFSLGFARGFKKEDISRFTSECLAPTASIILIIGGGGAFKQVLIDSGVGGAIAAVATQSHVNIIFFAWLVAALIRVATGSATVAMTTAAGIVAPVLAVSTGVNIELVVLATGAGSLVLSHVNDAGFWMIKEFFGMSVVQTLKTWTVMETLLSVVGLAFIMILSVIV; the protein is encoded by the coding sequence ATGCAAAATTTGCTTGGACTTAGCCATAACGCAACATTGCTCTTTTGGACATTGCTTGTCATTGTTTTTCTGGTTATGCTTATCGCCAGATACAAATGGAATCCTTTTGTCACGCTGCTTCTCTCTGCACTAGTTCTTGGCCTGCTGGCAGGAATGGAATATCAGACACTGATCAAATCCGTCACGGGCGGCTTAGGCGGCACTCTTGGAACGATAGCCATAGTAATCGGCCTCGGGACGATGCTGGGAAAAATGATGGCCGAATCCGGCGGCGCAGAACGTATCGCGAACACACTTGTGGATCGTTTCGGGGAGAAGAACGTTCACTGGGCGATGATGCTGGTTGGTTTCGTTGTCGGGATTCCTGTATTTTTTGAAGTTGGCGTCATTCTGCTTATTCCTGTGGTATTCATGGTGGCCCGCAAAACCAAGATGCCGCTCCTGCAGATCGGAATTCCGATTCTCGCCGGTCTGTCGACCGTCCACGGGCTCGTTCCGCCGCATCCGGCGCCCATGATCGCCATAGGTGCCTATAATGCAAATTTGGGTAAAACGATTCTATATTCTATCCTTGTTGGTTTGCCTACGGCAATTATCGCAGGACCGCTGTTCGGCAAATTTATCGGGAAACGCATCCAGGTAACACCTCCCGCAGAGCTGGCTGAACAATTCGCGGCCAAAAGTGTCCGGGAACTGCCCGGCTTCGCCATTACGCTGCTGACCATCCTGTTGCCTGTTATTCTTATGCTGATGGGTTCAGTTGCAGATATCCTTGATCCGTCCGGCGTTAATGCCTTTACACCCTTTGCCAAGTTTATTGGTCATGAGGTTATCGCCCTGCTCATCGCGGCGGTCTTTTCCTTCTTTTCGCTGGGGTTTGCCCGCGGCTTCAAGAAAGAAGATATCTCACGGTTTACCAGCGAATGCCTCGCGCCGACAGCGTCAATCATCCTCATCATCGGAGGTGGGGGTGCCTTTAAGCAGGTGCTGATCGACAGCGGAGTCGGCGGTGCGATTGCTGCTGTTGCTACACAATCCCATGTGAATATTATATTCTTTGCCTGGCTCGTAGCTGCACTGATCCGCGTGGCTACAGGTTCCGCTACAGTAGCCATGACAACGGCTGCAGGCATTGTTGCACCGGTACTGGCCGTAAGCACTGGCGTAAATATCGAGCTCGTAGTGCTGGCTACAGGTGCCGGTTCACTGGTACTTTCACATGTCAATGATGCCGGCTTCTGGATGATTAAGGAGTTCTTTGGAATGTCCGTAGTACAGACGCTGAAGACGTGGACAGTTATGGAGACTCTTTTATCCGTAGTAGGCCTGGCTTTCATTATGATATTAAGTGTCATTGTCTAA